In Elaeis guineensis isolate ETL-2024a chromosome 1, EG11, whole genome shotgun sequence, a genomic segment contains:
- the LOC140853250 gene encoding uncharacterized protein, which produces MHCSGLKGLMNVDISYSFDTSRLVTMHGLWSSFCLLFTLSDKYWLGIRWLIHFFTANFIYVMVEFHNVMVAYSWLFLLGCNIHNLLTNCLKYSYFLIADKRMSATLLVLYHTMIQQSFNGGTASYRRLNFSYSSLLSPRYNYDQLLIWDFGLMWTSIFQYGSILRGVLLECNMYYVLYWDV; this is translated from the exons ATGCACTGCAGTGGGCTCAAAGGCCTAATGAACGTTGATATATCCTATTCATTTGATACCAGCAG GCTGGTTACTATGCATGGACTTTGGAGTTCATTTTGCTTACTCTTTACCTTATCTGACAAATACTGGCTGGGCATTCGGTGGCTCATACATTTCTTCACAGCCAACTTTATTTATGTCATGGTTGAGTTTCACAATGTCATGGTGGCCTACAG CTGGCTTTTCTTGCTCGGATGCAATATTCATAATCTACTCACTAATTGTCTCAAGTACTCATATTTCCTTATAGCTGATAAAAGGATGTCTGCGACTCTACTAGTGTTATATCATACCATGATACAG CAAAGCTTCAACGGGGGCACTGCATCCTATCGACGGCTTAATTTCAGTTACTCTTCTTTATTGTCCCCTCGTTACAACTATGATCAGCTCCTCATATGGGATTTTGGCTTAATGTGGACATCTATTTTTCAGTACGGTAGCATACTTAGAGGGGTTCTTTTGGAGTGTAATATGTACTACGTGCTTTATTGGGATGTCTGA
- the LOC105060260 gene encoding uncharacterized protein isoform X1, translating to MEMNMLWSSEIFFVGDKFLYASHSSFVTMALRRNLVGCTSFCFPPVFLCWIAAMDYSIDIGSSSFSTKCKLSSRTVSSKSLHKTAQIRLLSRHPEVYEPCDDSFALVDALLADRANLLQHKPRLCMEVGCGSGYVITSLALMLGEENSGVHYFATDINPHAVDVTRATLEAHGVHAEIITTDIASGLHKRLAGMVDVVVVNPPYVPTPEEEVGCEGITASWAGGENGRKVIDRILPVVDELLSGKGWLYMVTLTANNPSQICRLMREKGYASRIIVQRSTEEESLHVIKFWHEDIAEMEGARAVASGPESWLSQFPLKSFWRGGTGSIG from the exons ATGGAGATGAACATGCTTTGGAGCTCTGAAATCTTCTTTGTTGGAGACAAGTTTCTCTATGCATCTCATAGCAGTTTTGTCACTATGGCGCTAAGACGGAACTTGGTCGGGTGTACTAGTTTTTGTTTTCCCCCTGT GTTCTTGTGCTGGATAGCTGCCATGGACTACAGTATAGATATCGGATCCTCTAGTTTTTCCACAAAATGCAAGTTGAGCAGCAGAACT GTTTCATCAAAGTCATTACACAAAACTGCTCAGATTCGACTCCTCAGCCGCCATCCTGAGGTGTATGAGCCATGTGATGACTCATTTGCCCTAGTGGATGCTCTCCTAGCTGATAGAGCAAATTTGTTACAGCACAAGCCAAGGTTATGCATGGAAGTGGGCTGTGGGAGTGGCTATGTGATCACATCTTTGGCCCTCATGCTCGGGGAAGAAAACTCTGGAGTCCATTATTTTGCAACTGACATCAACCCACATGCTGTGGACGTGACTCGTGCGACACTTGAAGCTCATGGTGTACATGCAGAGATCATCACCACGGATATTGCCTCCGGGCTTCACAAACGCCTTGCTGGTATGGTAGATGTGGTGGTCGTTAATCCTCCTTATGTCCCAACACCTGAAGAAGAAGTTGGCTGTGAGGGGATAACTGCTTCTTGGGCTGGAGGAGAGAATGGACGCAAGGTGATAGATAGGATCCTTCCTGTTGTTGATGAGCTGCTTTCAGGTAAGGGTTGGCTTTATATGGTCACCCTCACAGCCAACAATCCTTCCCAGATTTGCCGTTTGATGAGAGAAAAGGGGTATGCATCTCGAATCATTGTCCAGAGGTCGACTGAGGAGGAGAGCCTCCATGTTATCAAGTTTTGGCATGAAGATATTGCAGAGATGGAGGGGGCCAGAGCTGTTGCGTCCGGACCTGAATCATGGTTATCACAATTTCCTCTCAAGTCCTTCTGGCGTGGTGGTACTGGGAGTATTGGCTGA
- the LOC105060260 gene encoding uncharacterized protein isoform X2: MDYSIDIGSSSFSTKCKLSSRTVSSKSLHKTAQIRLLSRHPEVYEPCDDSFALVDALLADRANLLQHKPRLCMEVGCGSGYVITSLALMLGEENSGVHYFATDINPHAVDVTRATLEAHGVHAEIITTDIASGLHKRLAGMVDVVVVNPPYVPTPEEEVGCEGITASWAGGENGRKVIDRILPVVDELLSGKGWLYMVTLTANNPSQICRLMREKGYASRIIVQRSTEEESLHVIKFWHEDIAEMEGARAVASGPESWLSQFPLKSFWRGGTGSIG; this comes from the exons ATGGACTACAGTATAGATATCGGATCCTCTAGTTTTTCCACAAAATGCAAGTTGAGCAGCAGAACT GTTTCATCAAAGTCATTACACAAAACTGCTCAGATTCGACTCCTCAGCCGCCATCCTGAGGTGTATGAGCCATGTGATGACTCATTTGCCCTAGTGGATGCTCTCCTAGCTGATAGAGCAAATTTGTTACAGCACAAGCCAAGGTTATGCATGGAAGTGGGCTGTGGGAGTGGCTATGTGATCACATCTTTGGCCCTCATGCTCGGGGAAGAAAACTCTGGAGTCCATTATTTTGCAACTGACATCAACCCACATGCTGTGGACGTGACTCGTGCGACACTTGAAGCTCATGGTGTACATGCAGAGATCATCACCACGGATATTGCCTCCGGGCTTCACAAACGCCTTGCTGGTATGGTAGATGTGGTGGTCGTTAATCCTCCTTATGTCCCAACACCTGAAGAAGAAGTTGGCTGTGAGGGGATAACTGCTTCTTGGGCTGGAGGAGAGAATGGACGCAAGGTGATAGATAGGATCCTTCCTGTTGTTGATGAGCTGCTTTCAGGTAAGGGTTGGCTTTATATGGTCACCCTCACAGCCAACAATCCTTCCCAGATTTGCCGTTTGATGAGAGAAAAGGGGTATGCATCTCGAATCATTGTCCAGAGGTCGACTGAGGAGGAGAGCCTCCATGTTATCAAGTTTTGGCATGAAGATATTGCAGAGATGGAGGGGGCCAGAGCTGTTGCGTCCGGACCTGAATCATGGTTATCACAATTTCCTCTCAAGTCCTTCTGGCGTGGTGGTACTGGGAGTATTGGCTGA